CCCCGGCGAGGGAGACGGCATGGTTCTTCCGCGCTCCTTCAACCAGATATATTCGCATCTGCGCGACTTCTTCGTGGTCGCGGACCGCGACACCGGGGCCGTGCTCGGCTGCTGCGCCCTGTCCATCTGCTGGGACAACCTGGCCGAAATCCGTTCGCTCATGGTCCGCAACGAGGCGCGCGGCCGGGGCCTCGGGCGGCTGCTCGTCGACGCCTGCCTGTCCGAGGCCGTGACCCTGGGCATCTTCCGGGTCTTCGTCCTGACCAACCA
This is a stretch of genomic DNA from Desulfovibrio aminophilus DSM 12254. It encodes these proteins:
- a CDS encoding N-acetyltransferase, translated to MTQPLLRKARIGDAKAIHGLLLNPGEGDGMVLPRSFNQIYSHLRDFFVVADRDTGAVLGCCALSICWDNLAEIRSLMVRNEARGRGLGRLLVDACLSEAVTLGIFRVFVLTNQEAFFKKMGFEDTGKDTLPQKVWADCVNCTKFPDCDEVAMIMEL